Proteins encoded in a region of the Flavobacterium sp. MDT1-60 genome:
- a CDS encoding chorismate-binding protein, which produces MGATPEQLLKANGNIFETTALAGTQKATLETEISWQQKEKDEQQYVTDFIVKRLREVASSVVVTEPYSIKAGSIWHIKTDISGVLNDNSTLEEVIDTLHPTPAVCGLPKKKAKAFIIENENYDRTFYTGYLGELNSSFARNANSSDLFVNLRSMQIKDNKAILYMGCGIIKESIPEKEWEESVNKSMTMKRVLNIKKNSSC; this is translated from the coding sequence ATGGGAGCAACACCAGAACAATTACTGAAAGCAAATGGAAATATTTTTGAAACAACAGCTTTGGCAGGAACACAGAAAGCAACTTTAGAAACAGAGATTTCCTGGCAGCAAAAAGAAAAAGACGAACAGCAATACGTAACCGATTTTATTGTAAAAAGATTGCGTGAAGTAGCTTCTTCAGTTGTGGTTACAGAACCTTACAGCATAAAGGCCGGATCAATCTGGCATATTAAAACAGATATTTCCGGAGTTTTGAATGATAATTCAACTTTAGAGGAAGTAATTGATACACTTCATCCGACGCCAGCCGTTTGCGGTTTGCCAAAGAAAAAAGCAAAAGCATTTATAATTGAAAATGAAAACTACGACAGAACTTTTTACACTGGATATTTGGGTGAATTGAATAGTAGTTTTGCACGCAATGCCAATAGTTCTGATTTATTCGTAAATTTACGTAGCATGCAAATCAAGGACAATAAAGCTATTTTGTACATGGGTTGCGGTATTATCAAAGAAAGTATTCCTGAAAAAGAGTGGGAGGAAAGCGTCAATAAATCGATGACGATGAAAAGAGTTTTGAATATAAAAAAGAATAGTAGTTGTTAG
- a CDS encoding neutral zinc metallopeptidase: MKWLGRRQSDNVEDRRGVSGGKVALGGGVIGIIILLLNVFGGETGQTVGSALEQMQGGQQQTEAVAPLSKEDEEMGNFVRVILADNEDIWSKIFKEHGMTYKNPKLVLFRGSVQTACGGASSASGPFYCPGDQKVYMDLGFFEELKTKFGAKGGDFAIAYVIAHEIGHHVQTLLGTSAKMREAQEGKSEAEANKLSVALELQADFYAGVWTHYNKENLDTDDIDEALSAANAVGDDAIQSKMSDQVVPDSFTHGTSEQRMYWFKKGFKTGDIKQGTTFEEIR, translated from the coding sequence ATGAAATGGTTAGGCAGAAGACAAAGTGATAATGTTGAAGACCGAAGAGGTGTTTCTGGAGGAAAAGTTGCCCTTGGAGGTGGAGTTATTGGTATAATCATTTTACTGCTGAATGTTTTTGGAGGTGAAACCGGCCAAACTGTAGGATCTGCATTAGAGCAAATGCAGGGTGGTCAGCAACAAACTGAAGCTGTAGCCCCATTAAGCAAGGAAGATGAAGAAATGGGGAATTTTGTTAGAGTAATCCTGGCAGACAACGAAGATATCTGGAGCAAAATATTTAAAGAACACGGTATGACGTATAAAAACCCAAAACTGGTACTTTTTAGAGGTTCTGTACAAACGGCTTGTGGTGGTGCATCATCTGCATCAGGACCTTTTTATTGTCCGGGTGATCAAAAGGTATATATGGATTTAGGCTTCTTTGAAGAGTTAAAAACTAAATTTGGCGCCAAGGGTGGCGACTTTGCTATTGCGTACGTTATCGCGCATGAAATTGGGCATCACGTACAGACATTACTTGGAACCTCAGCAAAGATGAGAGAAGCTCAGGAAGGGAAAAGTGAAGCCGAAGCGAATAAGCTTTCAGTAGCACTAGAATTGCAAGCTGACTTTTATGCCGGAGTATGGACGCATTATAATAAAGAAAATTTAGATACCGACGATATTGACGAAGCTTTAAGCGCTGCGAATGCTGTTGGTGATGACGCGATTCAGAGTAAAATGAGCGATCAGGTTGTTCCGGATTCGTTTACGCACGGAACATCAGAACAAAGAATGTACTGGTTTAAAAAAGGTTTCAAAACCGGTGATATTAAACAAGGAACTACATTTGAAGAAATTCGATAA
- the bshB1 gene encoding bacillithiol biosynthesis deacetylase BshB1 — protein MKLDILAFGAHPDDVELGCAGTILKEVSLGKKVGIVDLTRGELGTRGTAQTRDEEAKAAAKILGVLVRENLGLRDGFFVNDEKHQLEVIKMIRKYKPEIVLCNAIDDRHIDHGKGSKLVSDACFLSGLMKIETSIDGEKLEAWRPKVVYHYIQWKNIEPDFVVDITGFEDKKVEAIAAYKTQFYDPDSKEPATPITSKNFFESLNYRAKDLGRLVGKDFAEGFTVERCLAVNSLDDLI, from the coding sequence ATGAAATTAGATATACTAGCCTTTGGCGCACACCCAGACGATGTAGAATTGGGTTGTGCCGGAACAATTTTAAAAGAAGTATCTCTGGGTAAAAAAGTGGGGATCGTAGATTTAACCCGAGGAGAATTAGGGACACGCGGAACAGCTCAGACCAGAGATGAAGAAGCGAAAGCTGCAGCAAAAATATTAGGTGTTTTGGTTCGTGAAAATTTAGGTTTACGTGACGGTTTTTTTGTAAACGATGAAAAACATCAGTTAGAGGTTATTAAAATGATTCGAAAATATAAACCGGAGATTGTATTATGTAACGCTATTGATGACCGTCATATTGACCACGGAAAAGGAAGTAAGCTGGTTTCTGATGCTTGTTTTTTATCCGGATTGATGAAAATAGAGACTTCAATTGATGGTGAAAAACTAGAAGCCTGGAGACCGAAAGTGGTTTATCATTATATTCAGTGGAAAAACATCGAACCAGATTTCGTTGTAGATATTACGGGCTTTGAGGACAAAAAGGTAGAAGCAATTGCGGCTTATAAAACACAATTTTATGATCCAGATTCAAAAGAGCCTGCCACACCAATTACAAGTAAAAACTTTTTTGAAAGCTTAAATTACCGTGCAAAGGACTTAGGAAGACTTGTAGGGAAGGATTTTGCCGAAGGTTTTACTGTTGAAAGATGTTTGGCAGTCAATAGCTTAGATGATTTGATTTAA